The sequence CTCCGCAAGCTGGTCCTGTGCGAGCGCCTTTGTCGGAAACAGGTAAAGAGCGCGCGCAGATGCGTCCTGCAAAATGGCGTGCATTACCGGCAGGTTGTAGCAGAGCGTCTTGCCCGAGGCGGTGGGCGTCGCTATCACGCAGTCCTCGCGCGCAAGAGCCGCCTCCACCGCCTCGCTTTGGTGCGAATAGAGCGCCTCAACGCCGCGTTTTTTCAGCGCGTTCACGACGCGCGCGTCCAGCTCGCCGAACGGCCCAAACGACGCAGTGCGCGCCGGCATCCTTTTTATCGCGGGCGCCCTGCCGCCCATGTCCGCTATCCAGCGTACAAGCGCTTCTATCGAAGGTTCTTTTTTAGCGAAATAATCTTTCAGCATAACGGAGTTTCCTCCTGTAAAGGTTAAAATAATATTTACATAAAGTATATATACTGCAGCCGAAATGTTCAAGAGCAATGCGGAGCGCCTTTGCCGCCGCCTCTTTAAATTCTTTTTAGCCTGTACTTGCGCGGGGTTTTGGGCTAAAATAATCGGCAACGACAAAGGAACGCGGGTGAGCTAGATGCAGGAATCAGGGGAAAATTATCTTGAAACCATACTCATACTAAAAAATAAAAACGGCCTCGTGCGTTCCATCGACGTGGCGCGCGAGCTTTGCGTCAGCAAGCCCAGCGTCAGCCGCGCGATAGGCATACTGAAGGAAAACGGCTTCATCTCCGTGGAGCCGGGAGGCGAGCTGAGCCTCACCGACGCGGGCATGGCGCGGGCCGACGCCATCTACGAGCGTCACTGCCTGATAACGAAATTTCTCAATGAAATAGTCGGAGTCTGCCCAAAAACGGCGGAGGCCGACGCCTGCCGCATAGAACACATAATCAGCGAAGAGACCTTTGAAAAAATAAAAGAATACGCGGCGCGGGAATCAAAACCTTCGGCCAGACCCAAAAAAGGCACGAGGGTGTAATAGAGCTGCCGCGGCTCATTGGAAATAAATCAAGCGGCCTCTTTCGTAGAGGCCGCTTGATTTTATCAATGGAAAAATTTCGCGCTATCTTTTTTTATAAATCATCGTAAGTGCGCCAAAGGCCAGCAGTATCAGGGGGAACGACGCTGCGGCGCATCCGCCGGAGGAGCTGTCGTCGGTTTTGTCTCCGTAGGCGCCGGCGTCGTTCTTTGCGCCGTTTCTGCGCGACGTGCCGCGCGCGTCCGTCGCGGGCAGCCATGAGGTCCCCGCTGGGATGAAGTAAAGCGCCGGGCTCTTTTCCGCAAGAGCCACTGTAGGCACGTATCCGCCGTTGTCTGCAAGCGCCGGCGACTCGCCGTCATATTTAAGGACGCTGTTTGCCGCCTGGTCTTTCAAGTCTGAGGCGTCGAGCGTTATGCTCACGTCAAGCGAGACGTTTTCCGGCTTTGCGAGGTCGACGGTTCCTAAAACGTTATATCCGCCGCTTTTGAAATTGCCATCGTAGCGCGCGACCCATGGCCCAAGTTCTGGCTTTGTCTCCTTATCGGCGTTGTCGGAATAATGTACGCTTATGTCTTGCGGAACGCCTGTTCCCAGTTTATTGCCGACGATGACGCAGCCCATAAAGTTCGCCGTTCCCACGGCCTTCATCGTATCCTCGGGGTGCGAGCCGTCGTGGGCGTACAGGCCCGCGCCGCCGACCGTCGCCACGTTTGAGGCTATCGTGCAGTTGACAAGTTCAAGCTTGCTTGCCACGTCAAGGATGACGCCGCCGCCGTTTTTCGCCCGGTTGCCGGTTATCGTGCAGTTCACAAGTTTGCCGTTTGCATTATAAAAAAGGATGCCGCCGCCGTTGCCGATGCTGTTTGCTGAGACGTCGTTTGAGCTGATGGTGCAGTTTTCAAAGATATTGAGCGTCTCATTTTCAGCGTTGACGTAAATGCCGCCGCCGCGCCCGCCCTTGTTGCCCATGATGGTGCAGTTGTACATTTTGATGTTGCCGCCCCACTCGCCGCCGCGGTTGGGCGCTTTATATCCTGGGTCGACATAGATGCCGCCGCCCCGCGAGCCTCCGGTGTTGTTCATTATTTTTGTATTTTTAAAGACGGCGTTTCCGCGCATATAGATGCCGCCGGCTCTGTCCTTGCCGACGTTGTCGGAAATTTCGCAGTCTGTGAAGGTGACTTGTGCCTTTGAATCGACGAAGAGCGCGGCTCCTCCGTCTTTTGTGTGTACGCCTTTTTCAGAGCCGCACTTTATAATCTTCACCTTTTCAAAACTTGCCGAAAGCGACTGATTGACGTAGACGCCGCCGCCGCTTACAGTGGAGCCGCCCTTTGTAATTGTGAGATTTTTAAATGCGGCGTTGTCTGCGGCAACTGTAAATACTCTGACCGCGCCAATAGCGTCAATCGTATGCCCGGCGCCGTCGATGGTAATTGCCTTGTCAACGGTGATGCCCTCTTTTGGCACTGCTGCGTCCGTTGATAGGTCGTAGGTGTAGTCCTCGGAAAGCACGAGCACAGAACCAGGCGCCGCCTCTTTTACGATCTTTTGCAGATCGCCGAAGCTTCCGGCCTCCGCCCTTACGCCAAACCCTGCTGTGAAAATAACGCACATCGCCGCGGCAATAAATAATATCTTGCGTCGTTTCATGATTATCTCCCCTTATAAAGTTATATACTTGCAACATAATTGCATTTTAAGTATATAGAAGGGGCGGGCGTATGTCTATTAATGCGCCATTGTGCGCGTTTAATTTTTATTCAGTGAACAAAATGTCTGCGCCGCGTTTTGCGCCGGCCTCTATCCCGTTATCTCCGAGAGGCTTCTTATGAAGGAGCCGGCGGGGAGGGATGGGAGTTTTTCAACAGTCAGGAAGATGCCGTCAAGATAGATGTCGCTTGTGTGGTCCGCAACTGTTATGGTGACGACTTCGTCCGCGCGCGCGAGCGTTATGGTGTGCGAGGAGTACGGGGCGGGCAGCGGGATGCGTTCGGAGAAGACCGGCACGCCGTTTATTTTAGCGCCGAGCGCGCCGGGAAAGCTTTCGCGGCTTTTTACGTCGGGCGAGGATCCTCCCGCGGCCGCGGCCAGCATCTCCGCAGTGCCGCTTGGAGCGTTTGCCATTTGATTGGTGTGCTGTTCCGTTATCGTTACAAAGGGATAATGCGCGCGCGCCCTGCGGATGAAGTCCGCGGCCAGGTTTATCCCCAGTCCGTAATTTGGGATGACCGCCCAGCGCAGCTCCTTTTGCGCGACGCTCTCTTTGAATGGCGCAAGCTCCGCGTCCGTAAGGCCCGTCGTGCCGACCACGGCGTCAAGGCCGTGCCGCAGGTAGCATTGAAGATT comes from Cloacibacillus sp. and encodes:
- a CDS encoding dihydrodipicolinate reductase C-terminal domain-containing protein yields the protein MKKVFLSGASGSVGKTIVRAIGEKNDLELVGGWCLEDGADLGTLAGTAPIGIAASSDLDGALIAAAPDIVIDFSSAPVMKGNLQCYLRHGLDAVVGTTGLTDAELAPFKESVAQKELRWAVIPNYGLGINLAADFIRRARAHYPFVTITEQHTNQMANAPSGTAEMLAAAAGGSSPDVKSRESFPGALGAKINGVPVFSERIPLPAPYSSHTITLARADEVVTITVADHTSDIYLDGIFLTVEKLPSLPAGSFIRSLSEITG
- a CDS encoding right-handed parallel beta-helix repeat-containing protein — encoded protein: MKRRKILFIAAAMCVIFTAGFGVRAEAGSFGDLQKIVKEAAPGSVLVLSEDYTYDLSTDAAVPKEGITVDKAITIDGAGHTIDAIGAVRVFTVAADNAAFKNLTITKGGSTVSGGGVYVNQSLSASFEKVKIIKCGSEKGVHTKDGGAALFVDSKAQVTFTDCEISDNVGKDRAGGIYMRGNAVFKNTKIMNNTGGSRGGGIYVDPGYKAPNRGGEWGGNIKMYNCTIMGNKGGRGGGIYVNAENETLNIFENCTISSNDVSANSIGNGGGILFYNANGKLVNCTITGNRAKNGGGVILDVASKLELVNCTIASNVATVGGAGLYAHDGSHPEDTMKAVGTANFMGCVIVGNKLGTGVPQDISVHYSDNADKETKPELGPWVARYDGNFKSGGYNVLGTVDLAKPENVSLDVSITLDASDLKDQAANSVLKYDGESPALADNGGYVPTVALAEKSPALYFIPAGTSWLPATDARGTSRRNGAKNDAGAYGDKTDDSSSGGCAAASFPLILLAFGALTMIYKKR
- a CDS encoding metal-dependent transcriptional regulator, which encodes MQESGENYLETILILKNKNGLVRSIDVARELCVSKPSVSRAIGILKENGFISVEPGGELSLTDAGMARADAIYERHCLITKFLNEIVGVCPKTAEADACRIEHIISEETFEKIKEYAARESKPSARPKKGTRV